In Candidatus Defluviibacterium haderslevense, the following are encoded in one genomic region:
- a CDS encoding c-type cytochrome, translating into MKKIILFYIIINFVFISACEQNEPEMVPVLDPTPYVLKIGDFPTPDLPADNPLTIAGVQLGRMLFYEKKLSKDLSQSCADCHQQKDAFSDIRRFSVGVDKLEGDRQAMAVMNLAWHNNGLFWDGRAATVRDQSLGPIQNPIEMHETLPSVVVKLSADKKYKDQFIRAFGTDSITALKMSLAMEQFMFTMVSTESKYDKSLRGTDSLSASEERGRKLFFTEFDPTNKFRGAECFHCHASANFTNDDYMNNGLDNDSQFKDLGRYKVTNLDKEKARFKVPSLRNIEHTAPYMHDGRFATLEEVIDHYNSGVKNSKTVDQLLQYNLQPGGLKLTLEEKADLIAFLKTLSDTNFLTNAAFKTPF; encoded by the coding sequence ATGAAAAAAATAATTTTATTTTATATCATAATAAATTTTGTTTTCATAAGTGCTTGTGAACAAAATGAACCAGAAATGGTGCCAGTATTAGATCCTACGCCGTATGTTTTGAAAATTGGAGATTTTCCAACTCCAGATTTACCTGCGGATAATCCTTTAACCATTGCAGGAGTTCAGTTGGGTCGCATGTTGTTTTATGAAAAGAAATTGTCAAAAGATCTAAGTCAATCCTGTGCTGATTGTCATCAACAGAAAGATGCATTTTCTGATATTCGAAGATTTAGTGTTGGTGTTGATAAACTAGAAGGCGACCGACAGGCCATGGCCGTTATGAATCTCGCTTGGCATAACAACGGTTTGTTCTGGGATGGTCGTGCCGCGACTGTGCGAGATCAATCCTTAGGACCAATTCAAAACCCAATTGAAATGCATGAGACTTTACCAAGTGTCGTTGTTAAATTGTCTGCTGATAAAAAATATAAAGACCAATTTATTCGTGCTTTTGGTACGGATAGTATTACTGCTTTGAAAATGAGTCTTGCGATGGAGCAATTTATGTTTACTATGGTTTCTACGGAATCTAAATATGATAAATCATTGAGAGGTACGGATTCATTATCTGCATCTGAAGAAAGAGGCCGAAAATTATTTTTTACAGAATTTGATCCTACCAATAAGTTTCGTGGTGCAGAATGTTTTCATTGTCATGCAAGTGCTAATTTTACCAATGATGACTATATGAATAATGGATTGGATAACGATTCGCAATTTAAAGATTTGGGAAGATATAAAGTGACTAATCTGGATAAAGAAAAAGCAAGATTCAAAGTACCATCGCTAAGAAACATAGAGCACACAGCTCCTTATATGCATGATGGAAGATTTGCTACACTTGAAGAAGTGATCGATCATTACAATAGCGGTGTAAAAAATTCAAAAACTGTTGACCAATTGTTGCAATATAATTTACAACCTGGCGGATTAAAATTAACATTAGAAGAGAAGGCAGATTTGATTGCTTTTTTGAAAACATTGAGCGATACTAATTTTTTAACAAATGCCGCCTTTAAAACGCCTTTTTAA
- the nadB gene encoding L-aspartate oxidase, whose amino-acid sequence MFKSDVLIIGTGIAGLTTAIQIAQQRKDLSISIVTKTSKEETNTRYAQGGIAAVWDLHEDDIKKHIDDTLDAGDDLCDPAIVKIVVEEGPLRVQELIDWGTQFDKKDSSHFDLAKEGGHSENRILHYRDLTGAEIERALLAKVASYSNIQILEHYYAIDVLTQHHLGYNVTRIMPDIHCYGAYLLNLKNLEVEMHLAKITVLATGGAGQIYRATTNPVIATGDGIAMMYRAKGHIENMEFVQFHPTSLYNPALVNPSFLISEAVRGFGGILKSQNGEEFMHKYDARLSLAPRDIVARAIDSEMKARGEDYVCLDCRHLDREEFIKHFPTIYNKCMSLGIDPFEKMIPVVPACHYMCGGIKVDEFGRSSIERLYACGECTSTGLHGANRLASNSLLEGAVFGKRIADHLLHSVDQLSFNEDIPEWDTQGTKHPKEMVLITQSIKELKDIMSYYVGIVRSNVRLKRASERLHLLYLETEDLYNTTLLSPQLCELRNLITIAYLVSRSASMRHESRGLHYTTDYPEKNAFKQTTLL is encoded by the coding sequence TTGTTTAAATCAGATGTACTCATTATAGGAACCGGAATAGCAGGATTAACCACAGCTATTCAGATCGCTCAGCAGCGGAAAGATCTGTCCATATCCATAGTTACCAAGACCAGTAAAGAAGAAACCAATACCCGATACGCTCAAGGAGGTATTGCTGCCGTGTGGGATCTTCATGAGGATGATATCAAAAAGCATATTGATGATACACTAGATGCAGGAGATGATTTGTGTGATCCGGCTATTGTAAAAATTGTTGTGGAAGAAGGGCCGCTTCGAGTGCAGGAATTGATTGATTGGGGAACCCAGTTTGATAAGAAAGATAGCAGTCATTTTGATCTTGCAAAGGAAGGGGGACATTCTGAGAATAGAATATTGCATTATAGGGATCTGACCGGAGCAGAAATTGAACGAGCTTTGTTGGCTAAAGTGGCAAGCTATTCCAATATCCAAATTCTAGAGCACTATTATGCGATTGATGTATTGACGCAACACCATCTGGGCTATAATGTCACACGTATTATGCCGGACATTCATTGTTATGGCGCTTATTTATTAAATCTTAAAAACCTGGAAGTAGAAATGCATCTTGCTAAAATAACAGTTTTAGCTACTGGAGGTGCGGGTCAAATTTATCGGGCTACTACCAATCCGGTTATCGCTACTGGAGATGGCATAGCCATGATGTATCGGGCTAAAGGCCATATTGAGAATATGGAATTCGTGCAGTTTCATCCTACCTCATTATATAATCCTGCGTTGGTCAATCCTTCTTTTTTGATCTCAGAAGCAGTGCGAGGTTTTGGCGGTATTTTGAAATCTCAGAATGGAGAAGAATTTATGCATAAATATGATGCACGATTGTCTCTAGCTCCCCGTGATATTGTAGCCAGAGCCATTGACTCGGAGATGAAGGCACGTGGTGAGGATTATGTTTGTTTGGATTGCAGACATTTAGATCGGGAAGAATTTATTAAACATTTTCCAACGATTTATAATAAGTGCATGTCGCTTGGGATTGATCCTTTTGAGAAAATGATCCCTGTGGTTCCAGCCTGTCATTATATGTGTGGTGGTATTAAAGTAGATGAATTCGGTCGCAGCAGTATAGAGAGATTGTATGCTTGTGGTGAATGCACCTCTACAGGACTTCATGGTGCCAATCGCTTAGCCTCAAATTCATTGTTAGAAGGGGCTGTTTTCGGAAAACGAATCGCAGATCATTTGTTACATTCAGTAGATCAATTGAGTTTCAATGAAGATATTCCGGAATGGGACACACAAGGAACTAAACATCCTAAAGAAATGGTCTTAATCACCCAATCTATCAAAGAACTCAAAGACATTATGTCTTATTATGTGGGCATAGTAAGAAGTAATGTGCGTCTTAAACGCGCATCGGAAAGACTCCATTTGTTGTATTTGGAGACGGAAGACCTTTATAACACGACATTATTATCACCCCAATTGTGTGAATTGAGAAATCTGATAACCATCGCCTATCTAGTGAGTCGTTCAGCTAGTATGCGGCATGAGAGTCGAGGATTGCATTATACGACGGATTACCCTGAAAAAAATGCTTTCAAGCAAACGACTTTGTTGTAA
- a CDS encoding sigma-70 family RNA polymerase sigma factor, protein MFKPVGDLRNLSPDAEIALAKACCAGEREAQFRLFEQYKRTMFGICLRFMDNRLDAEDLLQEGFVNVFKDICKFSGKGSLEGWIRTIFTRAAIDQLKAKNKILKTIELQQDIEPMILDSDLNNPNDAEELIIMLQKLPSGFRTVLNLYVLEDMSHDQIAKELGIAVSTSRSQLTRAKEFLKKMMLKSMLLI, encoded by the coding sequence ATGTTTAAACCGGTTGGCGATTTGCGAAATCTTTCACCTGATGCTGAAATAGCTTTGGCTAAAGCTTGTTGTGCAGGTGAGCGTGAAGCGCAATTTCGCCTATTCGAACAATACAAGCGAACCATGTTTGGAATATGTCTAAGATTCATGGATAATCGACTTGATGCAGAAGATTTGCTTCAAGAGGGATTTGTAAATGTTTTTAAGGACATTTGTAAATTTAGTGGCAAAGGAAGTTTGGAGGGCTGGATAAGGACTATTTTTACAAGAGCAGCCATAGATCAACTTAAAGCCAAAAATAAAATATTGAAAACAATTGAATTACAACAGGATATTGAACCAATGATTTTAGACTCTGATTTAAACAATCCAAATGATGCAGAAGAATTGATCATTATGCTACAAAAATTGCCTAGCGGGTTTAGAACTGTATTGAATTTATATGTTCTTGAAGATATGTCACATGATCAAATTGCTAAAGAACTTGGAATTGCAGTAAGCACTTCGAGATCTCAACTAACAAGGGCTAAGGAATTTTTGAAAAAAATGATGTTAAAATCTATGTTATTGATATGA
- a CDS encoding c-type cytochrome: protein MKKFSILFGLFILMWACQKDENKLNNTDEYFLKVPIGFPDPNIPDDNKLTRSRIALGKQIFYDPILSKDSTRSCGSCHNQYLAFADSSAVSFGIEQRAGTRNSLSLANVAYQKALLREGGVPTLEMQVLVPIQEHNEFNYNMLLIVDRMKRIPAYVEAAQKAYNREIDPFVITRSIAAFERTLLSGNSPFDQWFYQKKNNAVGETVIRGYSLFTSERLNCTKCHNGFLFTDQSFTNNGLYIDYADSGRIRLTGLDVDRAVFKVPSLRNVGLTVPYMHDGSFKTLDAVIDHYQTGGKAHPNKSIFLKPFMLSAQERLDLLAFLNSLTDLEFIKNPEFKL from the coding sequence ATGAAAAAATTTTCAATTCTTTTTGGGCTTTTTATTTTGATGTGGGCTTGTCAAAAGGATGAAAATAAGCTTAACAATACGGATGAATATTTTTTAAAAGTACCTATTGGATTTCCTGATCCAAATATTCCTGATGATAATAAACTTACACGATCTCGGATTGCATTAGGAAAACAAATATTCTATGATCCAATTTTGTCAAAAGACAGTACCCGAAGTTGCGGTTCTTGTCACAATCAATATTTAGCTTTTGCTGATAGTTCTGCAGTAAGTTTTGGAATTGAACAAAGAGCAGGAACTAGAAATTCTCTATCCTTAGCTAATGTGGCCTATCAAAAAGCATTATTGCGTGAGGGAGGAGTGCCTACTTTAGAAATGCAAGTCTTAGTGCCCATTCAAGAGCATAATGAATTTAATTACAATATGTTGTTGATTGTAGATCGAATGAAGCGTATACCGGCATACGTTGAGGCTGCTCAAAAAGCTTATAATAGAGAAATTGATCCATTTGTTATAACTAGGTCTATTGCAGCTTTCGAACGTACTTTATTAAGTGGTAATTCACCATTCGACCAATGGTTTTATCAGAAAAAGAATAATGCTGTTGGAGAAACTGTAATACGAGGTTATTCACTTTTTACAAGTGAGCGATTGAACTGTACTAAATGTCATAATGGTTTTTTGTTTACTGATCAAAGTTTTACGAATAATGGATTGTATATAGATTATGCAGATTCAGGAAGAATTCGATTAACGGGATTAGATGTAGATAGGGCTGTATTCAAAGTGCCAAGTTTAAGGAATGTAGGATTAACTGTCCCCTATATGCATGATGGAAGTTTTAAAACCTTAGATGCCGTCATAGACCATTATCAAACGGGTGGAAAAGCCCATCCAAATAAAAGTATTTTTCTAAAACCTTTTATGCTGAGTGCTCAAGAAAGATTAGATTTATTAGCTTTTTTAAATAGCCTGACCGATTTAGAATTTATCAAAAATCCAGAATTCAAATTATAA
- a CDS encoding gliding motility-associated C-terminal domain-containing protein, with amino-acid sequence MSILFLILQFIQIGFGQGKKCSEIDSNLCYIKEKYPTSEFAIEKKWESEDDVLQRQTLLLADLDGDCIPELLVGGINGNQFWIYIINPISGKTIKKINMPFFNYHSPMPFAVADVDNDGTIEIVIAVDMYSPTPFNLLGKLVCLNLDETIKWISDQRYDIGQLTRIDGTPAFADFNQDGIPEVYIHNLIFNAQTGVKLADGGNNGIGKQLDYTSLDGTISVAAQLDEDSTDLELAAGYTVYKVSIKNPNGMVGNSMVAHNILVDNELRDGFASIADINNDGRLDIIVASSGLNDAKLYCYTINNGITSLLAKIALNDIETRIGPPLIGDINGTGQLSILTVRPNKLMSFSYNGSLSLSQEWKLDAQDISGFTALTLFDLNNDGNKEIIYRDEGFLRIINVDTNIPKELAKIFCPVTSLQEGPIVGDIDNSGHSKICVTCALANFGNLGKLAVFAPPDSLPGWAPARGIWNQYAYNPLFINDDLTVPQFQKNQATYKNGKYNNFMQQESYVDSNGMVRKSAASLTGQIKCVNYDPITNEYIVVFDLYNRKDASNHADSNLAVSFYNGDPTSSGTLIGIYYTLKSILAGDSLLNLEYRFSALNPKDLFMVVNTIRNGSGVFDDKDFTQAECDYTDNISRTLELPKLDSIQAKICKGASFQFLDTTIQDSGMYYRKLSTINGCDSLIYILNLSTVDTIYIKQSVKACDVYSWNNKLITQSGTYVFDTLNQFGCDSIISLDLIINKSSVNKTQHTACDSYTWNGQTYDKSGFYTFQTMNQAGCDSTINLELIIHKSDTTNLTIETCDSYVWNGRTYTQSGIYTLDTMNQNGCDSSLTLDLSIHSIIQITTSQSTCDSLTWNGITYTQSGIYKDTTQSSKGCDSITTLQLTISKSNRSLTTQTSCDRYVWNGTTYSQSGTYEFMTQNATGCDSIATLQLIVNPSTNSTTNINTCDSLMWNNIIYKQSGTYQYTTLNGSGCDSIATLKLIINPSNQIHIQQTACNSYTWNGTTYTQSGTYNYKTINSKGCDSLITLDLNIIPSSIKDTSITICDSITFLNKTLSTNGNYTFTLKNILGCDSVINLNLNINSQHFKSNISNCGSYQWNVNGTTYDSSGIYESKFINSSACDSIYQLNLTIHKNYEIKEKAEVCKEYLWPVNKVLYTQSGDYIYPLKTNLGCDSIIILNLLVNPEFQHTDTVITTDAYTWPVNQKTYPTSGTYKEIYTTKEGCDSIHLLLLSINKDVSIYYPNIIHPGGLNSFFTIYVYGASANIKTLSIYDRWGERIWQKQNFPPNELQQGWDGKFKNQDVMPGVYVWHAEIVLKDGSVIVEKGDVTVVH; translated from the coding sequence ATGAGCATTCTATTTCTAATACTGCAATTCATCCAAATAGGATTTGGGCAGGGAAAGAAATGCTCAGAAATAGATTCCAATTTATGTTATATTAAAGAAAAATATCCTACTTCAGAATTTGCTATTGAAAAAAAATGGGAAAGCGAAGATGATGTTCTACAAAGGCAAACATTACTATTGGCAGATTTGGACGGGGATTGCATTCCAGAACTATTAGTTGGAGGTATTAATGGAAATCAATTTTGGATTTATATTATTAACCCTATAAGTGGAAAAACAATCAAAAAAATTAATATGCCTTTTTTTAATTATCATTCACCTATGCCATTTGCGGTAGCAGATGTTGATAACGATGGTACTATTGAAATAGTAATTGCTGTTGATATGTATTCACCAACCCCATTTAACCTTTTAGGAAAGCTTGTTTGCTTAAATTTGGATGAAACTATAAAATGGATATCAGATCAAAGATATGATATTGGGCAATTAACTCGGATAGACGGCACGCCTGCTTTTGCTGATTTTAATCAAGATGGGATTCCTGAAGTCTATATTCATAATTTAATATTTAATGCGCAAACTGGAGTTAAGCTAGCTGATGGAGGCAATAATGGTATAGGAAAACAGTTGGATTATACCTCACTTGATGGCACAATTTCAGTTGCAGCTCAATTAGATGAAGATTCGACAGATTTGGAGTTAGCTGCTGGATATACTGTTTATAAGGTAAGTATCAAAAATCCAAATGGTATGGTAGGCAACAGCATGGTAGCGCACAATATACTTGTGGACAACGAACTTAGAGATGGATTTGCTTCAATCGCCGATATTAATAATGATGGAAGACTAGATATTATAGTTGCATCGTCTGGATTAAATGATGCAAAACTTTATTGCTATACGATTAATAATGGAATCACTAGCTTGCTTGCTAAAATAGCTTTAAATGATATTGAGACGAGAATTGGACCTCCCCTAATTGGAGATATAAATGGCACTGGACAATTATCTATCCTTACCGTTAGGCCTAATAAATTGATGAGCTTTAGTTATAACGGTAGCTTAAGTCTTAGCCAAGAATGGAAGTTGGATGCACAAGATATTTCTGGATTCACAGCATTAACTCTATTTGATTTAAATAATGATGGGAATAAAGAAATCATTTATCGCGACGAAGGTTTTTTAAGAATAATAAATGTTGATACTAACATCCCCAAAGAACTTGCAAAGATTTTCTGTCCGGTTACTTCATTGCAAGAAGGTCCTATTGTTGGTGATATAGACAATTCGGGGCATTCCAAAATTTGTGTTACATGTGCTTTAGCAAATTTTGGTAATCTTGGAAAACTCGCCGTCTTCGCTCCCCCCGACAGCCTCCCAGGTTGGGCGCCAGCCCGCGGCATTTGGAATCAATACGCCTACAATCCCTTATTCATCAACGACGATCTCACTGTCCCACAATTCCAAAAGAATCAAGCAACTTATAAGAATGGCAAGTACAACAACTTTATGCAACAAGAATCCTATGTTGACTCTAACGGTATGGTGCGTAAATCTGCAGCTAGTCTCACTGGCCAAATCAAATGTGTCAATTACGATCCAATAACAAATGAATACATAGTCGTATTTGACCTATACAATCGCAAGGACGCATCGAATCATGCTGATTCTAACTTAGCGGTTAGTTTCTACAATGGTGATCCTACAAGTTCAGGAACACTTATAGGAATCTATTATACATTGAAGTCAATCCTTGCAGGAGATAGTCTTCTGAATTTGGAATACCGATTCTCGGCTTTGAATCCTAAAGATCTCTTTATGGTAGTGAATACGATTAGAAATGGATCCGGGGTATTCGATGATAAAGATTTTACTCAGGCTGAATGTGATTACACAGATAATATCTCACGTACATTGGAATTGCCAAAACTGGATAGTATCCAAGCCAAGATCTGCAAAGGCGCATCATTTCAATTCTTAGATACTACCATTCAAGATTCTGGCATGTATTATCGTAAATTAAGTACTATTAATGGTTGTGATAGTTTGATATATATTTTAAATCTAAGCACAGTCGATACGATTTATATCAAACAATCAGTAAAAGCTTGCGATGTATATTCGTGGAATAATAAATTAATCACACAGAGTGGTACCTACGTATTTGATACCTTAAATCAATTCGGATGCGACAGCATAATAAGCTTGGATCTGATCATTAATAAATCAAGCGTTAATAAAACACAGCACACGGCTTGTGATTCCTATACATGGAATGGTCAGACTTATGATAAGAGTGGATTCTATACATTCCAAACTATGAATCAAGCTGGTTGCGACAGTACCATAAACTTAGAACTTATTATTCATAAATCCGATACCACAAACTTAACAATTGAAACCTGTGATTCCTATGTTTGGAATGGCAGAACCTATACCCAATCCGGAATCTATACTTTGGATACTATGAACCAAAATGGTTGTGACAGCAGTCTGACTCTGGATTTAAGTATACATTCCATAATCCAAATCACTACATCACAATCCACTTGTGATTCGTTGACATGGAATGGAATAACATACACGCAATCTGGAATTTATAAGGATACGACTCAAAGTTCTAAAGGCTGTGATAGCATAACTACACTACAACTCACAATCTCCAAATCCAATCGATCATTAACAACACAGACGAGTTGTGACCGTTATGTTTGGAATGGGACTACTTACTCCCAAAGTGGAACTTATGAATTCATGACCCAGAATGCCACCGGTTGTGATAGCATCGCTACGCTTCAACTGATCGTCAATCCGTCAACGAATTCAACAACAAATATTAATACATGTGACAGTCTTATGTGGAATAATATAATCTATAAACAAAGTGGAACGTATCAATACACAACATTGAATGGATCCGGTTGTGATAGTATCGCTACATTGAAATTAATCATCAATCCATCGAATCAAATACACATCCAACAAACAGCATGTAATTCATATACTTGGAATGGCACTACTTATACACAGTCTGGAACATATAATTATAAGACAATAAATAGTAAAGGATGTGATAGCTTAATCACCTTGGATTTAAACATTATTCCGTCCAGCATAAAAGATACTTCCATCACCATTTGTGACAGCATCACTTTCCTAAATAAAACATTGAGTACAAACGGAAATTATACATTCACTTTAAAAAACATCCTAGGCTGTGATTCAGTGATTAATCTAAACCTGAATATCAATTCGCAACACTTTAAATCCAATATATCAAATTGTGGATCGTATCAATGGAATGTCAATGGAACCACTTATGATAGTTCAGGAATTTATGAATCAAAATTCATCAACAGTTCAGCTTGTGATTCCATCTATCAATTGAATTTAACCATTCATAAGAATTACGAAATAAAAGAAAAAGCAGAAGTTTGTAAGGAATATTTGTGGCCCGTCAATAAAGTATTATACACCCAATCCGGAGACTATATTTATCCTCTAAAAACGAATCTTGGTTGCGATTCCATCATCATATTAAATCTACTCGTCAATCCTGAATTCCAACATACAGATACGGTAATCACTACCGATGCTTATACCTGGCCTGTCAACCAAAAAACCTATCCCACTTCAGGAACGTATAAAGAAATTTACACCACAAAAGAAGGCTGTGACTCCATCCACTTATTGCTTCTTTCTATTAACAAAGATGTTTCGATATATTACCCAAATATCATTCACCCCGGAGGTTTGAATTCTTTTTTTACAATTTATGTATACGGTGCATCAGCAAACATCAAAACGTTATCCATTTACGACCGATGGGGTGAACGCATTTGGCAAAAACAGAACTTCCCACCCAATGAACTCCAGCAAGGATGGGATGGTAAATTCAAAAATCAAGATGTAATGCCGGGCGTTTATGTGTGGCATGCGGAGATTGTGCTTAAGGATGGAAGTGTAATTGTGGAGAAGGGGGATGTGACGGTGGTTCATTAA
- a CDS encoding T9SS type A sorting domain-containing protein, translated as MKNFLLLMLSVMIVSNAHSQTMNKVAFSFDHKVGVDPLVLGKTVFTIWNNKKVILTRAEFYISEVEIQNPNGNMMPLTDQYLLIDASKPTDVHEMGPWDIEGVRGVKLHLGVDPAHNHADPSTYASDHPLSLQNPTMHWGWSAGYRFMAIEGKVDNNGDGKPETAFEFHNVGDEFYRALDLQTTVNAKDGTLDVHLILDYAQLFKNIAMTGNLIQHGNSFLNSKMTSNAETEKFITAAVQVASKDLNANSKHVVISPNPCSTESTIDYSLPGSNPLTMIVMNAFGQTLSMVKDLSNSGTIHFQRNQLVDGIYQIVFFDNGQLLSRNQFIVIQ; from the coding sequence ATGAAGAATTTTTTACTCTTAATGTTATCTGTAATGATTGTTTCGAATGCGCATTCGCAAACAATGAACAAGGTCGCTTTTTCTTTTGACCATAAGGTGGGTGTTGATCCATTAGTTTTAGGAAAAACTGTTTTTACTATTTGGAATAATAAAAAAGTAATACTAACTCGTGCTGAATTTTATATTTCAGAAGTTGAAATTCAAAATCCAAATGGAAATATGATGCCTTTAACAGATCAATATCTCTTGATTGACGCTAGTAAACCAACTGACGTTCATGAAATGGGCCCTTGGGATATAGAAGGTGTTCGTGGTGTTAAATTACATCTTGGTGTTGATCCAGCACATAATCACGCGGATCCATCAACATATGCAAGTGATCATCCATTATCACTTCAAAATCCAACCATGCATTGGGGATGGTCAGCGGGATATAGATTCATGGCCATAGAAGGTAAGGTTGACAATAATGGTGATGGAAAGCCGGAAACTGCTTTTGAATTTCATAATGTAGGTGATGAGTTTTATAGAGCATTAGATCTACAAACTACTGTAAATGCAAAAGATGGAACATTAGATGTACATCTCATTTTAGATTATGCACAATTATTTAAAAATATTGCTATGACTGGTAATCTTATTCAGCATGGAAATTCATTTCTTAACAGTAAAATGACATCAAATGCAGAAACAGAAAAATTTATTACTGCTGCAGTTCAAGTGGCTAGCAAGGATTTGAATGCTAATTCAAAACATGTTGTCATTTCACCCAATCCATGTAGTACTGAATCCACAATAGACTATTCATTACCGGGTTCAAATCCATTAACTATGATAGTGATGAATGCTTTTGGACAAACCTTAAGTATGGTTAAAGACTTATCCAATTCAGGTACTATACATTTTCAAAGAAATCAGTTAGTCGATGGCATTTACCAAATTGTATTTTTTGACAATGGTCAATTATTATCCAGAAATCAATTTATTGTAATTCAATAA